GAATAAGGTGGTTATGCATGCTACAAACTTAAAAAAATATAGTCCTGGAATATCATAACTGTTTTATTAAACATATTTATTCAAACACTTTCAGTTTGAGTGATAGGTTAATTTTTCATTTGGAAAAGAATGTGCTAACTGAAAGGAGTTAAGCTAGACCTAATATTTTTTCTCTTTTAATATCTTAAGCATTGCAAATTGGTTTGGCATTCTCCATTTAAGTTCAGAAATAAGGGTTGCCAAAAATATCATTCCACCACCAATCAATAACCTTGATGTAATTTCTTCTCCCAAAATAAAATGTGCAGCGAATGCTCCGAATATGGGTTCGAAAAGATAGATGATAGATACCCTTTCGGCGCTAATGTACTTTTGAGAAATATTTGATATTGTGTACATGTAGGCCGTTGAAAACAACGCACAAAAAATAATGCCAATCCAAAACGTTTCTTGTTGAGGTATCCAGGTAGGATTTCCCTGAATAAACGTTAAGAGGAAAGTTAATATGGCACAAGTGGCAAACATCGGTACAATCGTAGGAATAATATTGCCCGCTGTTGATTCCTTTTCAATCTGGATTAAATATATGGCGAAACAAAAAGCACCGATAATGGTGTATAAATCGCCGGTTCCAATGCTGAGTTTATCGGTAACCGATATTACAAAAAGCCCAATTAATGCCGTAAAAGCGGCAATCCATGTTTTTAGTGCTGCGGTTTTTCGGTAAATGATAAGTTTAATGATTGGAATCATTACAACTGTTATTCCTGCCACAAACGAACACTGCGATGCGGAGGTATGTGTAATACCCAGTGTTTGTAAATAAATGCCCAATACCAGT
The nucleotide sequence above comes from Pedobacter riviphilus. Encoded proteins:
- a CDS encoding DMT family transporter, producing MEKRNLFLILLILGTAFWGISFSVTKLAIGQHQPVLFLCYRFLLATMVLSVIFWKHVKKLDSTTIKTGAGLAIPLVLGIYLQTLGITHTSASQCSFVAGITVVMIPIIKLIIYRKTAALKTWIAAFTALIGLFVISVTDKLSIGTGDLYTIIGAFCFAIYLIQIEKESTAGNIIPTIVPMFATCAILTFLLTFIQGNPTWIPQQETFWIGIIFCALFSTAYMYTISNISQKYISAERVSIIYLFEPIFGAFAAHFILGEEITSRLLIGGGMIFLATLISELKWRMPNQFAMLKILKEKKY